The following proteins are encoded in a genomic region of Triticum dicoccoides isolate Atlit2015 ecotype Zavitan chromosome 1B, WEW_v2.0, whole genome shotgun sequence:
- the LOC119321682 gene encoding uncharacterized protein LOC119321682 isoform X2: protein MQASSHQEVHGKVSAILQNYDVGPLGKGICVEELKCRPYDCRVPHSVLHGHGDTDFTKATTGSPTLDAKAKKAVRRKPRRGEDLWYARDQFIPIWRSVLSARYITRIIPSYVPKKEFADLQPQTQIQLGLLERRYIFYNPFSASNCRSTLLKTLKRVM, encoded by the exons ATGCAGGCATCATCACATCAGGAGGTCCATGGAAAAGTTTCAGCAATTCTTCAGAATTATGATGTTGGTCCTCTTGGAAAAGGAATTTGTGTTGAAGAGCTTAAATG CCGCCCATATGACTGCAGAGTGCCCCATAGTGTATTACATGGACATG GGGACACAGATTTCACCAAGGCAACGACAGGATCACCAACTCTGGATGCCAAGGCAAAAAAA GCTGTGAGAAGGAAACCACGCAGAGGAGAAGACCTCTGGTACGCAAGGGACCAGTTCATACCGATATGGAGGTCGGTGCTGAGTGCGCGGTATATCACGAGAATCATTCCATCCTATGTGCCGAAGAAAGAGTTTGCAGATCTTCAGCCTCAAACTCAAATCCAGCTTGGCTTGTTGGAGAGAAGGTATATTTTCTACAATCCATTCTCCGCAAGCAACTGCCGATCAACTCTCCTGAAGACGCTGAAGCGAGTCATGTGA
- the LOC119321682 gene encoding uncharacterized protein LOC119321682 isoform X1: MEKFQQFFRIMMLVLLEKEFVLKSLNAAHMTAECPIVYYMDMVRVHCRTWGHRFHQGNDRITNSGCQGKKSCEKETTQRRRPLVRKGPVHTDMEVGAECAVYHENHSILCAEERVCRSSASNSNPAWLVGEKVYFLQSILRKQLPINSPEDAEASHVTIEHWREGIIVLLVS, from the exons ATGGAAAAGTTTCAGCAATTCTTCAGAATTATGATGTTGGTCCTCTTGGAAAAGGAATTTGTGTTGAAGAGCTTAAATG CCGCCCATATGACTGCAGAGTGCCCCATAGTGTATTACATGGACATGGTGCGTGTGCATTGCAGAACATG GGGACACAGATTTCACCAAGGCAACGACAGGATCACCAACTCTGGATGCCAAGGCAAAAAAA GCTGTGAGAAGGAAACCACGCAGAGGAGAAGACCTCTGGTACGCAAGGGACCAGTTCATACCGATATGGAGGTCGGTGCTGAGTGCGCGGTATATCACGAGAATCATTCCATCCTATGTGCCGAAGAAAGAGTTTGCAGATCTTCAGCCTCAAACTCAAATCCAGCTTGGCTTGTTGGAGAGAAGGTATATTTTCTACAATCCATTCTCCGCAAGCAACTGCCGATCAACTCTCCTGAAGACGCTGAAGCGAGTCATGTGACGATCGAGCACTGGCGAGAAGGTATAATAGTTTTACTTGTTAGTTGA
- the LOC119321708 gene encoding protein IQ-DOMAIN 1-like encodes MGKKGKWLGAVKKVFSPESKEKKEEKLRKKLAARDPSPPDLTPSTSLEVNVSMPPPPPPPAVPSPHQAEEVQVRDVELEQEQEQSKHVTVEAVPDAPVQTSSALPPGVSREELAAIKIQTAFRGYLARRALRALRGLVRLKSLVEGNSVKRQAASTLRCMQTLARVQSQIRSRRLKMSEENQALQRQLLLKQELDSLRMGEHWDDTTQSKEKIEASLISRQEAAIRRERALAYAFSHQWKSSSRSSNPMFVDPNNPHWGWSWLERWMAAKPSEAGRTGTGKESNIDQGSVKSTSLNLGEGEITKAFNRRGSKPDKSSPTTPKLTRPASRLSPSTPTAKVTPIVVKKKSATPKNGISQVDDDARSVLSVQSERPRRHSIATSTVQDDESLASSPSVPSYMAATKSARAKSRLQGSPLIDSAETTPEKGGSVSVGSAKKRLSFPAGGVPPSPMRRHSGPPKVESMVKDIPETPQPEALAISG; translated from the exons ATGGGGAAGAAGGGCAAGTGGCTGGGCGCCGTCAAGAAGGTGTTCAGCCCTGAgtccaaggagaagaaggaggag AAACTGAGGAAGAAATTGGCTGCAAGAGACCCCAGTCCACCAGATCTAACACCTTCTACTTCCTTGGAAGTCAATGTttcgatgccgccgccgccgccgcctcccgcagtTCCTTCTCCACACCAAGCCGAGGAGGTTCAGGTCCGGGATGTTGAgctggagcaggagcaggagcagagCAAGCATGTGACCGTGGAGGCAGTTCCTGATGCTCCTGTGCAGACGTCGTCGGCATTGCCACCTGGTGTATCTAGGGAAGAGCTCGCTGCAATCAAGATCCAGACCGCCTTTAGGGGATACCTG GCAAGGAGGGCACTACGAGCCTTGAGGGGCCTTGTTAGATTGAAGTCATTGGTCGAGGGTAATTCGGTTAAGCGTCAAGCTGCAAGTACTCTGCGCTGTATGCAGACTCTCGCACGGGTGCAGTCACAGATACGTTCAAGAAGGCTGAAGATGTCTGAGGAGAACCAAGCCCTCCAGCGCCAGCTCCTGCTGAAACAGGAGTTGGACAGTTTGAGG ATGGGGGAGCACTGGGACGACACCACTCAATCCAAGGAGAAGATCGAAGCAAGTCTAATAAGCAGGCAAGAGGCTGCGATAAGAAGAGAGAGAGCTCTCGCATATGCGTTTTCCCATCAG TGGAAGAGCAGTTCAAGGTCCTCCAACCCAATGTTTGTAGACCCAAACAACCCACACTGGGGCTGGAGCTGGCTGGAACGCTGGATGGCAGCAAAGCCTTCTGAGGCCGGCCGCACTGGAACCGgcaaggaaagcaacattgaccagGGATCAGTGAAGAGCACGAGTTTGAACCTTGGAGAGGGCGAGATCACTAAAGCCTTCAACCGTAGGGGCTCCAAGCCAGACAAGTCGTCACCGACGACTCCAAAGCTGACCCGCCCAGCGTCCCGGCTATCCCCTTCTACACCCACTGCCAAAGTGACACCAATAGTTGTGAAGAAGAAATCTGCTACACCGAAGAACGGGATTTCACAGGTGGATGACGATGCAAGGAGCGTGCTCAGTGTGCAGTCCGAGCGACCAAGGAGGCACAGCATAGCCACCTCAACGGTGCAGGATGACGAGAGCCTCGCAAGCTCTCCATCAGTCCCAAGCTACATGGCTGCCACAAAATCTGCTAGGGCCAAGTCCCGCCTCCAGGGGTCACCACTGATCGATAGTGCAGAGACGACACCAGAGAAAGGAGGCTCTGTTAGTGTTGGGTCAGCCAAGAAGAGGCTGTCCTTCCCAGCTGGAGGGGTTCCCCCCTCGCCAATGAGGCGGCATTCTGGCCCTCCAAAGGTGGAGAGCATGGTGAAGGACATCCCCGAGACGCCGCAGCCAGAGGCCCTGGCGATCAGCGGTTGA